Proteins encoded by one window of Culicoides brevitarsis isolate CSIRO-B50_1 chromosome 2, AGI_CSIRO_Cbre_v1, whole genome shotgun sequence:
- the LOC134829992 gene encoding coiled-coil domain-containing protein 102A isoform X2 — MENMSQNISASLGVTSRTAPTKNILENASSPQVSSEWDIKESQRQRELEEARARAAQMEKTMKWWSDCTQNWREKWSKVRTERNKARDEVKQLRASLETAQKDVENYKREMEKLHLLMLKHAGQFKKEDDNRDASNGSPDISSDGMKNVNSEDGLVTKVEKNGENNVDLLEEALAKHSLQLTKDEQIAEERRLIQQLSKEDQNEDFLLEKVTTLQNKLDEAQKGMQLEREEKNALHKNFEKLRHEFHDLRSKCEDLRQAKQEAVRELLTLQETHRAELRIANNSLQEEVVAREALEKRICDLRTELEKLQAENAAEWGKRERLETEKLTMDRENKKLRSELQDLQDRLERKGRPITNTDAEIRTMQQDLADKTKELADVKHSNNKMKKMLTESNTELQHAVRRAEQYETEVKRLRTRVEELKRELAAVEDELDSTLNHVKRLQRQNEELTQQNEHFQVQMQHLHSRILPNGSVSNSDKQSDV; from the exons ATGGAAAATATGTCGCAAAATATTTCGGCAAGCTTGGGAGTAACTTCCCGTACAGCTCCTACGAAAAATATCCTGGAAAATGCATCATCGCCACAAGTTTCTTCCGAATGGGACATcaaagaa tcgcaACGACAACGAGAGCTCGAAGAAGCCCGCGCCCGAGCCGCCCAAATGGAAAAAACGATGAAATGGTGGAGTGATTGCACGCAAAATTGGCGTGAAAAATGGAGTAAAGTCCGTACGGAGCGGAACAAGGCACGCGACGAAGTCAAACAACTCCGTGCCAGTCTCGAAACTGCCCAAAAAGACGTCGAAAACTACAAACGCGAGATGGAAAAACTTCACTTGCTGATGCTCAAGCATGCGGGACAGTTCAAGAAAGAAGACGACAATCGCGATGCAAGTAATGGATCACCTGACATCTCCTCCGATGGCATGAAAAACGTAAATTCCGAAGACGGATTGGTGACAAAAGTCGAGAAAAATGGCGAAAATAACGTGGATTTGTTGGAAGAAGCGTTAGCGAAACATTCGCTGCAATTAACCAAAGACGAGCAAATCGCCGAAGAACGACGTTTGATCCAACAATTGTCGAAAGAGGACCAAAACGAggattttttgttggaaaaagtCACCACGTTGCAAAATAAACTCGATGAAGCGCAAAAAGGGATGCAACTCGAGCGGGAAGAGAAAAACGCGttgcacaaaaatttcgaaaaactcCGTCACGAGTTCCATGACTTGCGTTCCAAGTGCGAAGACTTGCGACAAGCGAAGCAAGAAGCCGTTCGTGAACTCCTAACGTTGCAGGAAACGCATCGCGCGGAATTACGTATCGCCAATAATTCATTGCAAGAGGAAGTTGTCGCTCGGGAGGCTTTAGAGAAGCGAATTTGCGATTTACGGACCGAATTGGAGAAGTTACAGGCGGAAAATGCCGCCGAATGGGGCAAACGTGAACGTTTAGAGACGGAAAAGCTCACGATGGAtcgcgaaaacaaaaaattacgttcCGAATTGCAAGATTTACAGGATCGGCTTGAACGTAAAGGGCGCCCAATCACAAATACCGACGCCGAAATTCGCACGATGCAACAAGATTTGGCAGACAAGACCAAAGAACTGGCCGACGTCAAGCATtccaataataaaatgaagaaaatgttgACAGAATCGAACACGGAACTGCAACATGCCGTAAGAAGAGCCGAGCAATACGAAACTGAGGTGAAAAGGTTACGAACTCGGGTTGAAGAGCTCAAACGAGAATTGGCAGCAGTTGAAGATGAGTTGGATTCGACCTTGAATCACGTGAAACGTCTTCAGAGACAAAATGAGGAGCTAACTCAGCAAAATGAGCATTTCCAAGTACAAATGCAGCATTTGCATTCGAG aaTTCTTCCCAATGGATCTGTCAGCAATAGTGATAAACAAAGTGATGTGTGA
- the LOC134829992 gene encoding coiled-coil domain-containing protein 102A isoform X1: protein MENMSQNISASLGVTSRTAPTKNILENASSPQVSSEWDIKESQRQRELEEARARAAQMEKTMKWWSDCTQNWREKWSKVRTERNKARDEVKQLRASLETAQKDVENYKREMEKLHLLMLKHAGQFKKEDDNRDASNGSPDISSDGMKNVNSEDGLVTKVEKNGENNVDLLEEALAKHSLQLTKDEQIAEERRLIQQLSKEDQNEDFLLEKVTTLQNKLDEAQKGMQLEREEKNALHKNFEKLRHEFHDLRSKCEDLRQAKQEAVRELLTLQETHRAELRIANNSLQEEVVAREALEKRICDLRTELEKLQAENAAEWGKRERLETEKLTMDRENKKLRSELQDLQDRLERKGRPITNTDAEIRTMQQDLADKTKELADVKHSNNKMKKMLTESNTELQHAVRRAEQYETEVKRLRTRVEELKRELAAVEDELDSTLNHVKRLQRQNEELTQQNEHFQVQMQHLHSRNNTASPNKQFKTKIGFPHEYKPNIHELKQLFDDTKRSHISSYASENPSSQQAPVTKPSQKSHQRTYSDAKPTLIESDLNSFDMRMQSRNNAFNFERAKQKFDNSSRSNKQPIYSVSQKQAGSFIPKRNSYLENNYEDVTSPGFNDEAPIANSKGNYSMTSSINLDGLKVSDDE from the exons ATGGAAAATATGTCGCAAAATATTTCGGCAAGCTTGGGAGTAACTTCCCGTACAGCTCCTACGAAAAATATCCTGGAAAATGCATCATCGCCACAAGTTTCTTCCGAATGGGACATcaaagaa tcgcaACGACAACGAGAGCTCGAAGAAGCCCGCGCCCGAGCCGCCCAAATGGAAAAAACGATGAAATGGTGGAGTGATTGCACGCAAAATTGGCGTGAAAAATGGAGTAAAGTCCGTACGGAGCGGAACAAGGCACGCGACGAAGTCAAACAACTCCGTGCCAGTCTCGAAACTGCCCAAAAAGACGTCGAAAACTACAAACGCGAGATGGAAAAACTTCACTTGCTGATGCTCAAGCATGCGGGACAGTTCAAGAAAGAAGACGACAATCGCGATGCAAGTAATGGATCACCTGACATCTCCTCCGATGGCATGAAAAACGTAAATTCCGAAGACGGATTGGTGACAAAAGTCGAGAAAAATGGCGAAAATAACGTGGATTTGTTGGAAGAAGCGTTAGCGAAACATTCGCTGCAATTAACCAAAGACGAGCAAATCGCCGAAGAACGACGTTTGATCCAACAATTGTCGAAAGAGGACCAAAACGAggattttttgttggaaaaagtCACCACGTTGCAAAATAAACTCGATGAAGCGCAAAAAGGGATGCAACTCGAGCGGGAAGAGAAAAACGCGttgcacaaaaatttcgaaaaactcCGTCACGAGTTCCATGACTTGCGTTCCAAGTGCGAAGACTTGCGACAAGCGAAGCAAGAAGCCGTTCGTGAACTCCTAACGTTGCAGGAAACGCATCGCGCGGAATTACGTATCGCCAATAATTCATTGCAAGAGGAAGTTGTCGCTCGGGAGGCTTTAGAGAAGCGAATTTGCGATTTACGGACCGAATTGGAGAAGTTACAGGCGGAAAATGCCGCCGAATGGGGCAAACGTGAACGTTTAGAGACGGAAAAGCTCACGATGGAtcgcgaaaacaaaaaattacgttcCGAATTGCAAGATTTACAGGATCGGCTTGAACGTAAAGGGCGCCCAATCACAAATACCGACGCCGAAATTCGCACGATGCAACAAGATTTGGCAGACAAGACCAAAGAACTGGCCGACGTCAAGCATtccaataataaaatgaagaaaatgttgACAGAATCGAACACGGAACTGCAACATGCCGTAAGAAGAGCCGAGCAATACGAAACTGAGGTGAAAAGGTTACGAACTCGGGTTGAAGAGCTCAAACGAGAATTGGCAGCAGTTGAAGATGAGTTGGATTCGACCTTGAATCACGTGAAACGTCTTCAGAGACAAAATGAGGAGCTAACTCAGCAAAATGAGCATTTCCAAGTACAAATGCAGCATTTGCATTCGAG aAATAACACCGCCAGTCCAAACAAAcaattcaaaactaaaattggcTTTCCGCATGAATACAAACCCAACATCCACGAGCTCAAACAACTCTTTGACGACACAAAACGTTCCCACATCTCCTCATATGCCTCGGAAAATCCGTCTTCGCAACAAGCCCCCGTCACAAAACCCTCCCAAAAGTCCCATCAACGAACCTATTCCGATGCGAAACCCACTTTGATCGAATCCGATCTCAATTCGTTCGATATGCGGATGCAATCGCGCAATAACGCCTTCAATTTTGAACGGGCAAAGCAAAAATTCGACAATTCCAGTCGCTCCAATAAGCAACCCATTTATTCCGTGTCACAAAAACAAGCGGGTTCCTTTATTCCGAAGCGAAATTCGTATCTTGAGAATAATTATGAGGATGTTACGTCGCCCGGATTTAATGATGAGGCGCCCATTGCGAATTCCAAAGGCAATTATTCAATGACGAGCAGCATTAACTTGGATGGGCTCAAAGTCTCCGATGACGAATAG
- the LOC134829468 gene encoding large ribosomal subunit protein eL29: MAKSKNHTNHNQNQKAHKNGITRPKRQRSESTRGMDQKFLRNLRFSKKHNVSREEALKRFEERKAKNLPKPVKL; this comes from the exons ATGGCCAAGTCCAAGAATCACACGAATCATAACCAAA acCAAAAGGCTCACAAGAACGGCATCACCCGCCCAAAGCGTCAACGCTCTGAGTCGACCCGTGGA ATGGACCAAAAGTTCTTGCGCAACCTCCGTTTCTCAAAGAAACACAACGTTTCCCGCGAAGAAGCCCTCAAGCGATTCGAGGAACGCAAAGCCAAGAACCTCCCCAAGCCAGTTAAACTATAA
- the LOC134829467 gene encoding E3 ubiquitin-protein ligase TRAIP-like has product MNINCIICSDLFISADSIVTAGSCGHCFHVHCLEQWLERSKTCPQCRSKCTQRNTIRIYLNILSNEDLAEDAGTLITKVDNLTLQVRQKDGKIGSLETEIEKRKKELSKSAKIVQTLEKNLKTTEALLNAHREEVKLLKLDNAHVHQLASENKELKQKVEIMKTVEDVLAATAAEVEDLIKKENDPRVLGVLVTSLKRELKHADSKKQMLRESMKLTQADHKREMEQRKKLEEKCAHLEAEVYRLEQELKNSLDSTTYISPVNQKSLKTSPIDVKSPSRFKFDDEPKPKSDSPYLNLKSSCVGLSPLLNNRKTERRDENESLASQFTIFKKPRLTVKNTTVRSDFAFDGLGGTSKKENTEFPVPVSSNVLTSASSHTLKRIPSAKFKKLTKTPTLGKIDNFLLKH; this is encoded by the exons ATGAACATCAACTGCATTATCTGCTCGGACCTCTTCATTTCGGCGGATTCAATTGTCACAGCGGGTTCTTGTGGTCATTGTTTTCACGTTCACTGCCTCGAACAATGGCTCGAGAGGTCCAAAACGTGCCCGCAGTGTCGCAGCAAGTGCACACAACGCAACACAATCCGCATTTACCTGAATATCCTGTCGAACGAAGACTTGGCGGAGGATGCCGGAACGTTAATTACCAAAGTTGACAACTTGACGTTGCAGGTGCGACAAAAAGACGGCAAAATTGGGTCTTTGGAGACTGAAATTGAGAAAAGGAAGAAGGAACTCAGCAAGAGTGC aaaaatcgttcaaaccctcgaaaaaaacttaaaaacaaCGGAAGCTCTCTTGAATGCCCATCGCGAggaagtaaaattattaaaactggaCAATGCTCATGTTCATCAATTGGCATCCGAGAACAAAGAACTGAAGCAAAAAGtagaaattatgaaaactgTCGAGGATGTCTTGGCAGCAACTGCTGCTGAAGTCGAAGATTTAATCAAGAAGGAAAATGACCCTCGAGTCCTCGGAGTTTTAGTGACATCGTTAAAAAGGGAACTAAAACATGCCGATTCGAAGAAACAAATGTTAAGGGAGTCGATGAAACTCACCCAAGCTGATCATAAACGAGAAATGGAACAAcgaaa aaaactCGAAGAAAAATGCGCCCATCTCGAAGCTGAAGTCTACAGACTCgaacaagaattaaaaaattccctcGATTCAACAACTTACATCTCTCCCGTCAAtcaaaaatcactcaaaacGAGTCCAATTGACGTCAAATCGCCATCGCGCTTCAAATTCGACGACGAACCGAAGCCAAAATCCGATTCGCCGTATTTAAACCTCAAATCCAGCTGTGTTGGTCTCTCACCGCTCCTAAATAACCGTAAAACCGAACGTCGCGACGAAAACGAAAGTCTCGCCAGTCAATTCACAATCTTCAAGAAGCCTCGTTTGACGGTCAAGAACACCACAGTACGATCTGACTTCGCCTTTGATGGTCTCGGAGGCACGAGCAAGAAAGAAAACACAGAATTTCCCGTTCCGGTGAGCAGTAATGTGCTGACAAGTGCTTCGAGTCACACACTGAAGCGAATTCCGAGcgcgaaattcaaaaaattgacaaaaactcCGACTTTGGGAAAAATTGACAACTTTTTGTTGAAACATTAG
- the LOC134829593 gene encoding solute carrier family 35 member F5, with product MGTTVINNVIHASKMLTNKTQRLILGVVLLLLVDIIWVSSSELTKFLYENEQYDKPFFCTYFKTSMFTLYLVGLGVLAPWRNSCAKSGSYTLVEQNDDDEPVGSNGMVHSPSSLSDSTFVPIKTPSEQVSGTESDDSSVRSVRFNKLAEVREMSPHEASDALMSRLSYSASIRFRRQKTHHKTARTALMFCILWFIANYMFQLALDPADTSLVTLLSTTSSFFTLILSSMFPSMSGDKFTLSKFVAVLMSCGGAVMVSLSEISDAKMSKGIVLAVLSAFFYSAYLVLVKRKNDTEEKIDLPLFFGFVGICGIFLMWPLFFVLNFSRIEVFEWPNHKQFAVLFLNGLVGTVLSEALWLWGCLLTSTLIGTLAIALQIPLAMLFDLVLHNKQYPPLFYFGSIPMFLSLVFVAFLVKNDDSDPLLRFFKIVYRKLWICRKTHVIRITEMDAEQNESLIHDDDDHES from the exons ATGGGCACAACCGTCATAAATAATGTAATACATGCCAGCAAAATGTTGACGAACAAAACACAAAGGCTGATACTCGGCGtcgtgctgctgctgctcgtCGACATCATTTGGGTTTCGTCGAGCGAACTCACAAAATTCCTGTACGAAAATGAGCAATATGACAAACCCTTCTTTTGTACATATTTCAAGACATCCATGTTCACGTTGTATCTCGTGGGTCTCGGAGTGTTGGCGCCATGGCGAAATTCCTGCGCCAAAAGCGGTTCTTACACGCTGGTCGAGcaaaatgacgacgacgagccTGTCGGCAGCAACGGAATGGTTCATTCGCCGAGCAGTTTGAGCGATTCGACGTTTGTGCCCATCAAAACGCCGAGCGAGCAAGTCAGCGGCACCGAAAGTGATGATTCGTCGGTGCGGAGCGTGCGATTTAACAAGTTGGCGGAGGTGCGGGAAATGAGTCCGCATGAAGCGAGTGACGCGCTGATGTCGCGGCTGTCGTATTCGGCAAGTATTCGGTTTAGGAGGCAGAAAACGCATCACAAGACCGCGAGAACGGCGCTgatgttttgtattttgtggTTTATAGCGAATTATATGTTTCAATTGGCGTTGGATCCGGCAGATACGTCGCTCGTAACGTTGCTGAGTACGACTTCGAGCTTTTTTACGTTGATTCTGTCGTCGATGTTTCCGTCGATGTCGGGCGATAAGTTTACGCTGTCGAAATTTGTTGCTGTTTTGATGAGTTGCGGAGGAGCG GTAATGGTTTCATTATCGGAAATAAGCGACGCAAAAATGTCCAAAGGAATTGTCTTGGCAGTGCTGAGTGCATTCTTCTACTCCGCCTACCTCGTGCTGGTAAAACGCAAAAACGACACCGAGGAGAAAATCGACTTACCGCTCTTTTTCGGCTTCGTTGGCATTTGTGGCATTTTCTTGATGTGGCCTCTATTTTTCGTACTTAATTTTTCGCGCATCGAAGTCTTCGAATGGCCGAATCACAAGCAATTTGCCGTGCTTTTTCTCAACGGACTCGTTGGCACGGTGCTTTCCGAAGCGCTTTGGCTGTGGGGTTGCCTCCTGACATCGACGCTAATTGGCACACTGGCAATCGCCCTGCAAATTCCGCTTGCCATGCTGTTCGACTTGGTGTTGCATAACAAACAGTACCCACCATTATTTTACTTTGGTTCGATTCCAATGTTTTTATCCCTCGTATTTGTAGCGTTTCTCGTGAAAAATGACGACAGCGATCCGCTGCTGCGATTTTTCAAGATAGTTTATCGCAAGTTGTGGATTTGCCGGAAAACGCACGTCATCCGCATCACCGAAATGGATGCCGAGCAAAATGAGTCCCTCAtccatgatgatgacgatcaTGAGAGTTAA